In Oncorhynchus gorbuscha isolate QuinsamMale2020 ecotype Even-year linkage group LG02, OgorEven_v1.0, whole genome shotgun sequence, a single genomic region encodes these proteins:
- the plcg2 gene encoding 1-phosphatidylinositol 4,5-bisphosphate phosphodiesterase gamma-2 — protein MAGPGRSQQGELTEYKKSLIKRDLEMGIVMTVFRQKVERLTVQVIMETRQVAWTRTADKNDGVLDLSEIREIRPGRNSKDFERFRDGRDKHDDNTCFTIFYGSQFVLNTISLGADTVDDADKWLTGLELLRQETLVAPTPDIIESWLRKQMYSINQTKKNRITLKEVKSLLPQLNYKVPGTRSLKEKFSEIGARKDVLNFEQFHKFYNILMFDQKDILEEFKRESCAFIMGSTDKPDASAVLLHDFQRFLLYQQKESWANDLNQVRELMTTFIDDTMRKTNDPEFTVSEFLSFLFSKENSIWDEKYSEMCNLDMNNPLSHYWINSSHNTYLTGDQLRSESSTEAYVRCLRLGCRCVELDCWEGPGEPIIYHGWTRTTKIKFEDVVKAINDHAFVTSEYPVVLSIEEHCPVEQQRQMARIFREVFQDKLLMEPVELMAEQLPSPTQLKGKIILKHKKLSVEGGISGKDFRKGEKQGDLHIWDPVDQRWNKHYCVISDDTLYYAEEEEEDELRKSPELHTSEPWFHGRMSEGRQTAERLLQEFCAESGGRDGTFLVRESDTFVTDFTLSFWRSGRVQHCRIRSGSEGGHTFYFLTDNLHFPSVYSLIQHYRDMPLRCHDFDLRLTEAVPRPNPHLLEGWFYSNLSRGEAEDYLLRIPRDGAFLIRQREESDSYAITFRGDGKVKHCRIQKDGSMYVLGTTTEFESLVELVNYFRKKPLYRKIKLRYPVTLELVSRFSTETDCASLYDIKMYVEPNEIEPSLPKSTVKALYDYRPMRPDELNFCKGALIHSVSKDSDGWWKGDYGGKLQLFFPANYVEEVSNNIKAESQDQVMEDNPLGDMCKGVVDISKCNVVRSAKNGKSHVMTLQMSDYDSKIHFDFAAESLEDLFEWYQVAWDITQREITKQHNKQLEIKQQEEVEKSEEVAMEMSDLVVYCQPRSKEKDRFVNYCYKEIRSFVENKIPAKNKTPDFLKYNRKSLSRTYPKGQRVDSSNYDPYPLWACGCHMVALNFQTADKYTQLNSALFSLNGHTGYVLQPEMMRSDSYDPHLEKRKVKFTLTVRVIAARHLPKPGRSIASPFVETELCGHTEDNKFKTVVYRDNGLNPVWKAPPEPVTFPVHEPELTFLRFVVNEEDMFSDPNFLAQATFPVKGIRSGYRSVPLKNGFNESIELASLLVYIDVQQVEKAEEELYSSSNQLRRRQAEINNEIFLYDTHTSLQRSAPPQLRDDLMREFSTNETQLQKIQDTCKQKIKEKKINNSKFYS, from the exons ATGGCGGGGCCGGGGCGAAGCCAGCAGGGAGAGCTGACGGAGTACAAGAAGAGTCTGATCAAGAGGGACCTGGAGATGGGCATCGTCATGACCGTGTTCCGCCAGAAGGTAGAGCGCCTTACTGTGCAGGTCATCATGGAGACCAGGCAGGTGGCCTGGACCCGAACAGCAGACAAGAATGATGGTGTCT TGGATCTGTCTGAGATACGGGAGATTCGCCCAGGGAGGAACTCAAAAGACTTTGAGAGGTTCAGAGATGGCAGGGACAAACATGATGACAATACCTGCTTCACCATCTTCTATGGGTCCCAATTTGTTCTTAACACCATAAGCCTTGGCG CTGACACTGTGGATGACGCGGATAAATGGCTGACAGGCCTGGAGTTACTGAGACAGGAGACACTGGTGGCCCCCACACCAGACATCATAGagag CTGGTTGAGGAAACAGATGTATTCTATCAATCAAACTAAAAAGAACCG CATCACCTTGAAGGAGGTGAAGTCTCTTCTGCCACAGCTCAACTACAAGGTCCCCGGCACACGTTCCCTGAAGGAAAAGTTCTCG GAAATTGGAGCAAGGAAAGATGTCTTGAACTTTGAGCAGTTTCATAAATTCTACAATATTCTAATGTTTGATCAGAAAGAT ATTCTCGAGGAGTTCAAAAGGGAGTCATGTGCTTTCATCATGGG TAGTACAGATAAACCTGATGCCTCTGCAGTTCTTCTCCATGATTTCCAACGATTTCTTCTGTACCAGCAGAAG GAGTCATGGGCCAATGACCTGAACCAGGTTCGAGAGCTGATGACCACCTTTATAGATGACACCATGAGGAAGACCAACGATCCAGAGTTTACCGTCAGCGAG TTCCTCAGTTTCCTCTTCTCTAAGGAGAACTCGATTTGGGATGAGAAATACTCAGAGATGTGCAACCTGGATATGAACAACCCATTGTCCCACTACTGGATCAATTCCTCACACAACAC GTACTTGACTGGAGACCAGCTGCGGAGCGAGTCGTCCACCGAGGCCTACGTTCGTTGCCTGCGTCTGGGATGCCGCTGTGTTGAGT TGGACTGCTGGGAAGGGCCAGGTGAGCCCATCATATACCATGGCTGGACCAGGACCACCAAGATCAAGTTTGAGGACGTGGTGAAGGCCATCAATGACCATGCCTTTGTCACATCTGA ATACCCTGTGGTTCTCTCCATTGAGGAGCACTGTCCAGTAGAGCAGCAGAGGCAGATGGCTCGTATCTTCAGAGAGGTATTCCAGGACAAGCTGCTGATGGAGCCTGTGGAGCTGATGGCTGAACAGCTGCCATCCCCCACACAGCTCAAGGGCAAGATCATCCTCAAG CACAAGAAACTGAGTGTGGAGGGAGGCATCAGCGGAAAGGACTTCCGGAAGGGAGAGAAGCAAGGAGACCTGCATATCTGGGATCCAGTGGACCAG CGATGGAACAAGCACTACTGTGTGATTTCAGATGACACACTCTATTacgcagaggaggaggaggaggatgagctCAGGAAG TCCCCAGAGCTCCACACGTCTGAGCCTTGGTTCCATGGGAGGATGAGTGAAGGGAGGCAGACAGCAGAGAGGCTGCTTCAGGAGTTCTGTGCTGAGTCGGGAGGCAGGGATGGCACCTTCCTGGTCCGAGAAAGTGACACTTTTGTGACAGACTTCACCCTCTCGTTCTG GCGCAGTGGGAGGGTCCAGCACTGTCGTATCCGCTCTGGCTCAGAGGGAGGACATACTTTCTACTTCCTGACTGACAACTTGCACTTCCCCAGTGTGTACTCACTGATTCAGCACTATCGCGACATGCCCCTCCGCTGCCACGACTTTGACCTGCGCCTCACTGAGGCTGTGCCTCGACCCAACCCACACCTACTGGAAGG GTGGTTCTATAGTAACCTGagcagaggggaggcagaggactATCTGTTGAGAATCCCCCGGGACGGAGCCTTCctcatcagacagagagaggagagcgactCCTACGCTATCACCTTCAGAGGTGATGGCAAGGTGAAGCACTGTCGGATCCAGAAGGATGGCTCTATGTATGTGCTGGGAACCACCACTGAGTTTGAGAGCCTGGTGGAGCTGGTCAACTACTTCCGTAAGAAGCCTCTGTATCGCAAGATCAAACTACGCTACCCTGTCACACTGGAACTTGTCAGCCGCTTCAGCACG GAGACAGACTGCGCCTCACTCTATGATATTAAGATGTATGTGGAGCCAAATGAAATCGAGCCGTCACTG CCGAAGAGTACTGTTAAAGCTCTGTACGACTACAGACCCATGAGACCGGATGAACTGAACTTCTGCAAGGGGGCTCTGATCCACAGTGTGTCCAAAGACAGCGATGGATG GTGGAAAGGGGACTATGGAGGAAAGCTGCAGCTATTTTTCCCTGCCAACTATGTTGAGGAAGTGTCCAACAATATCAAAGCTGAGTCACAGGATCAG GTCATGGAGGACAATCCTCTGGGGGATATGTGTAAAGGAGTTGTTGACATTTCCAAGTGTAACGTTG TGAGATCTGCAAAGAATGGGAAGTCCCATGTCATGACACTTCAGATGAGTGATTATGACAGTAAGATTCATTTTGACTTTGCGGCAGAGTCACTGGAAGATCTGTTTGAGTGGTACCAGGTGGCCTGGGACATCACCCAGAGAGAGATCACCAAGCAGCACAACAAGCAGTTAGAG ATCaagcagcaggaggaggtggagaagagtGAAGAGGTTGCCATGGAGATGTCTGACCTGGTGGTGTACTGCCAGCCTCGCAGCAAGGAGAAGGACCGCTTTG TGAACTACTGCTACAAAGAGATCCGCTCCTTTGTGGAGAACAAGATCCCGGCCAAGAACAAAACTCCAGACTTCCTGAAGTACAACCGCAAGTCCCTGAGCCGCACCTACCCCAAGGGCCAACGTGTAGACTCATCAAACTACGACCCTTACCCTCTGTGGGCCTGTGGCTGCCACATGGTGGCGCTCAACTTCCAGACTGCAG ATAAGTACACTCAACTCAACAGTGCCCTCTTCAGCCTTAACGGACATACAGGCTACGTGCTACAGCCAGAGATGATGCGCTCAGACAGCTATGATCCACATTTGGAGAAGAGGAAAGTCAAGTTCACCCTTACTGTCAGG GTGATTGCTGCCAGACACCTGCCTAAGCCAGGCCGTAGCATTGCTAGCCCTTTTGTAGAGACGGAGCTGTGTGGACACACAGAAGATAACAAGTTTAAGACCGTCGTCTATC GTGACAATGGGCTGAACCCGGTGTGGAAGGCTCCTCCAGAGCCGGTGACGTTCCCAGTCCATGAGCCAGAGCTCACCTTCCTGCGCTTTGTGGTGAATGAGGAGGACATGTTCTCAGACCCTAACTTCCTGGCTCAGGCTACCTTCCCTGTGAAGGGCATCCGCTCAG GGTACCGTTCTGTTCCTCTGAAAAATGGCTTCAATGAGAGCATAGAGCTGGCGTCTTTACTGGTCTACATCGATGTGCAGCAGGTGGAG AAAGCAGAGGAGGAGCTGTACTCGTCGTCCAACCAACTGCGGAGGCGGCAGGCTGAGATAAACAACGAGATCTTCCTGTACGACACCCACACCAGCCTGCAGCGTTCTGCCCCCCCACAGCTCCGTGACGACCTCATGAGGGAGTTCAGCACCAATGAGACACAGTTACAGAAGATCCAAGATACCTGCAAACAGAA GATAAAGGAAAAGAAAATCAACAACAGTAAATTTTATTCCTGA